In the Corythoichthys intestinalis isolate RoL2023-P3 chromosome 12, ASM3026506v1, whole genome shotgun sequence genome, one interval contains:
- the ndufa10 gene encoding NADH dehydrogenase [ubiquinone] 1 alpha subcomplex subunit 10, mitochondrial translates to MTLRAIRLVFPSVASALKTANAVQKASLHMTAARKLEYGWWAYALGERTTPRLKPSSKIISVDGNLASGKGALAQKLADRLGMLYMPEPDTFYLDKMSGDKQPLPVDFNGMCSLEKFYTDPKAADGNSYRLQLWMYGIRLMQYSDAIEHLLTTGQGVILERSPFSDMVFLDAMFKQGYIRKECVEHYNEIKHISICEFLPPHLVIYVDVPAEEVQKNLTQSGKAYLQNVPLAYLKSIEDCYKKTFLPQISETSELLAYNATQAQDIERVAEDIDYLKFEKGPWLEQDDVTYHYMRMLVEDKHKVASLTHIPRFLPEITIGGHDYHDKYYAFKALPGKKYAQGYNADIGDKYIWLK, encoded by the exons GCATCCCTGCATATGACAGCGGCAAGGAAGCTGGAGTACGGCTGGTGGGCGTACGCACTGGGGGAGAGGACCACGCCGCGCTTGAAACCATCCAGCAAAATCATTTCGGTGGATGGCAATTTGGCATCAGGAAAAGGAGCGCTGGCACAGAAGCTGGCAGACAGGCTAG GGATGCTCTACATGCCTGAACCCGACACCTTCTACTTGGACAAGATGTCTGGAGATaagcagcctctcccagtcgacTTCAATGGGATGTGCAGCCTGGAGAAGTTCTACACTGACCCGAAAGCCGCTGACGGGAATAGCTACAGGCTGCAGCTGTGGATGTACGGCATTCGTCTGATGCAGTACTCAGACGCCATCGAACATCTGCTTACTACAG GCCAAGGTGTCATCCTGGAGCGTTCACCATTCAGCGATATGGTGTTCCTGGATGCCATGTTTAAACAGGGGTACATCAGAAAAGAAT GTGTGGAGCACTATAACGAGATAAAACACATCAGCATCTGCGAGTTCCTGCCTCCACACCTCGTCATCTATGTGGACGTTCCCGCTGAGGAGGTGCAGAAGAACCTGACGCAAAGTGGCAAG GCTTACCTTCAAAATGTGCCACTGGCATATCTGAAGAGCATCGAAGACTGCTACAAGAAGACATTTCTACCACAAATCAG TGAGACGTCTGAGCTGCTGGCGTACAACGCTACCCAAGCACAAGATATTGAGAGG GTGGCAGAGGACATTGACTATTTGAAGTTTGAAAAAGGCCCATGGCTGGAACAGGATGATGTCACCTACCATTACATGAGAATGCT TGTTGAAGACAAACATAAGGTGGCATCATTGACCCACATACCCAGGTTCCTGCCCGAGATCACCATCGGAGGGCACGACTACCATGATAAATACTACGCTTTTAAAGCG cttCCTGGGAAGAAATATGCTCAAGGCTATAATGCCGACATTGGAGACAAGTACATTTGGCTCAAGTGA